A stretch of the Vidua chalybeata isolate OUT-0048 chromosome Z, bVidCha1 merged haplotype, whole genome shotgun sequence genome encodes the following:
- the LOC128802547 gene encoding granzyme A-like isoform X1, translating into MGAFLPWYTFTAVILLVIHRGLCVDIIGGNEVEPHSRPFMAQIKGSQGIICGGALIKENWVLTAAHCKVPLLRKKSKVILGAHSSKKREKEQQAFQIAEDIPYPCYDPSTKENDIMLLQLQGRAKLNKAVQPIPLPPSDDDPKPGTVCTVAGWGLTSNLRDKFSTALMEVNITVIRREICNDKNHYNGKPVITENMICAGAKNGKKDSCNGDSGGPLRCNNIMRGITSFGKPKKCGSAGSPGVYTRLTKRHLEWIRKTIGGA; encoded by the exons ATGGGTGCTTTCCTCCCTTGGTACACCTTCACTGCTGTCATTCTCCTGGTAATTCATAGAG GTTTGTGTGTGGATATCATTGGAGGAAATGAAGTAGAACCACACTCGAGACCATTCATGGCCCAAATCAAGGGATCACAAGGAATTATTTGTGGAGGAGCTTTAATTAAGGAAAACTGGGTGTTAACAGCTGCACATTGTAAAGT TCCtctcctcaggaaaaaaagcaaagttattCTTGGAGCCCATTCatcaaaaaaaagagaaaaagaacagcaagCTTTTCAGATTGCAGAAGACATTCCGTATCCATGCTACGACCCCAGTACCAAGGAAAATGACATTATGCTGCTGCAG CTTCAGGGAAGAGCAAAACTTAATAAAGCTGTGCAACCAATCCCCCTGCCTCCCTCAGATGATGATCCCAAACCAGGAACAGTTTGCACAGTAGCAGGATGGGGTTTGACTTCTAATCTTCGAGACAAGTTCTCTACTGCCCTGATGGAAGTCAATATCACTGTCATCAGGAGGGAAATATGCAATGATAAAAATCATTATAATGGCAAACCTGTCATAACAGAGAACATGATATGTGCAGGAGCtaagaatggaaaaaaggatTCATGTAAT GGGGACTCTGGTGGACCTTTAAGATGTAATAATATTATGAGAGGCATCACTTCATTTGGGAAGCCGAAGAAATGTGGCTCTGCTGGTAGCCCCGGTGTCTACACTCGACTCACAAAGCGACACCTTGAGTGGATAAGGAAAACCATAGGGGGGGCCTAA
- the LOC128802547 gene encoding granzyme A-like isoform X2, with translation MGAFLPWYTFTAVILLVIHRGLCVDIIGGNEVEPHSRPFMAQIKGSQGIICGGALIKENWVLTAAHCKVKKSKVILGAHSSKKREKEQQAFQIAEDIPYPCYDPSTKENDIMLLQLQGRAKLNKAVQPIPLPPSDDDPKPGTVCTVAGWGLTSNLRDKFSTALMEVNITVIRREICNDKNHYNGKPVITENMICAGAKNGKKDSCNGDSGGPLRCNNIMRGITSFGKPKKCGSAGSPGVYTRLTKRHLEWIRKTIGGA, from the exons ATGGGTGCTTTCCTCCCTTGGTACACCTTCACTGCTGTCATTCTCCTGGTAATTCATAGAG GTTTGTGTGTGGATATCATTGGAGGAAATGAAGTAGAACCACACTCGAGACCATTCATGGCCCAAATCAAGGGATCACAAGGAATTATTTGTGGAGGAGCTTTAATTAAGGAAAACTGGGTGTTAACAGCTGCACATTGTAAAGT gaaaaaaagcaaagttattCTTGGAGCCCATTCatcaaaaaaaagagaaaaagaacagcaagCTTTTCAGATTGCAGAAGACATTCCGTATCCATGCTACGACCCCAGTACCAAGGAAAATGACATTATGCTGCTGCAG CTTCAGGGAAGAGCAAAACTTAATAAAGCTGTGCAACCAATCCCCCTGCCTCCCTCAGATGATGATCCCAAACCAGGAACAGTTTGCACAGTAGCAGGATGGGGTTTGACTTCTAATCTTCGAGACAAGTTCTCTACTGCCCTGATGGAAGTCAATATCACTGTCATCAGGAGGGAAATATGCAATGATAAAAATCATTATAATGGCAAACCTGTCATAACAGAGAACATGATATGTGCAGGAGCtaagaatggaaaaaaggatTCATGTAAT GGGGACTCTGGTGGACCTTTAAGATGTAATAATATTATGAGAGGCATCACTTCATTTGGGAAGCCGAAGAAATGTGGCTCTGCTGGTAGCCCCGGTGTCTACACTCGACTCACAAAGCGACACCTTGAGTGGATAAGGAAAACCATAGGGGGGGCCTAA